CCTGAGGGGAGGCCAGGCCCTGAAAGGCTGGCATGCTGTTGTTCTGATCCATCCTCTTAACGATGTCACCCCAGGGAACAGAAACGCACACACCGGCTCGGTTGCTTGTGTTGCAAACACTTAACAGTTGCGTGTCCTGTCCAATTGTTTGATCAGCAGGAAAAATACTTTTCTGGGTCAAGTTGGCCAAGAGGACTTTCTCTTAGCTCTTGTCTATTTGACCCTGCGTGAAAACGTTTAATAGGACCAATTACAACCAGTGGCGGTAAGTAACAATGAGCAAATGTTTCGTTACTGTACTGTGCAAATTCTTCAGTTTATGTGTGTATTCATTTTTCTGACGACTCTTTACTGTTActccctacatttgaaaacagataGCTATACTTTCTACACAGGTGACGGCGGCTACCTTCGGAGCTACTGTTAGCAACAGGAGCTAACGCCAATCACTGCATTAAACGTGCTGCAGCCCCAACCTACAGAAAACGAACATGAGCCTTAAAATAAGCCAAATATACGCCTGCGCAACTTACGCGGAGTCGACACACAAACGTCTTCAGCTAGCAGTTGGTGTCATCTTCAAAGTAGCTCCCCACAGATGTATACGTTAACTGCAGTGATGGTACGACTTCCGGAAGAGCAAGCTTTAGCTTCCGGTGTCAGAGCAAATCGCGACAGACAGAATCAAGATGGCGTCGCTGAGTGACAAATCAGTTTGGGACGAAGTGGAAGATGGAATCGGTGAAGAAGTGTTAAAAATGTCTACGGAGGAAATAGTTCAGCGAACTCGACTCCTCGACAGCGAGATTAAGATAATGAAGAGCGAAGTTCTGAGGGTGACTCACGAACTGCAAGCTATGAAAGATAAAATTAAGGAAAACACTGAGAAGATCAAGGTGAACAAAACCCTGCCGTATCTGGTGTCGAACGTGATCGAGCTCCTTGATGTGGACCCCAACGACCAAGAGGAAGACGGGGCTAATGTCGACCTGGATTCCCAGAGAAAGGGAAAATGCGCTGTCATCAAGACGTCCACCCGGCAGACTTACTTCCTGCCGGTGATTGGGCTGGTGGACGCCGAGAAGCTGAAGCCCGGAGACCTGGTGGGTGTCAACAAAGACTCCTACTTGATCCTGGAGACCTTACCCACCGAGTATGACTCCAGAGTCAAAGCTATGGAGGTTGACGAGCGCCCCACAGAGCAGTACAGCGACATCGGAGGGTTGGACAAGCAGATCCAGGAGCTAGTGGAGGCGATCGTTCTGCCCATGAACCACAAGGAAAAGTTTGAAAACCTGGGCATCCAGCCACCCAAAGGAGTCCTGATGTATGGACCACCAGGAACGGGGAAGACCCTCCTAGCTAGGGCTTGTGCGGCTCAGACAAAAGCAACCTTCCTGAAGTTGGCTGGCCCACAGCTGGTGCAGATGTTCATCGGAGATGGAGCCAAGTTGGTGAGGGATGCCTTCGCCCTGGCCAAGGAGAAGGCCCCGTCCATCATCTTCATCGATGAGCTGGACGCTATTGGTACCAAGAGATTTGACAGTGAGAAGGCAGGAGACAGAGAGGTGCAGAGGACCATGCTGGAGCTTCTGAATCAGCTGGATGGATTCCAACCCAACATGCAAGTCAAGGTAATGCTTCTCAGAACAGAGAAACACACTGCAAGACTATTCAGAAACAGCACAAAAACACCTAATGCAGTGGATatcaagtctacacacccctgttcaaatcccaggtttttgtaaaataaaataaaatgagaccaagataaataatttcaaaacttttatcagcctttttaatgagaaaagtagtaaaaataaactgaaatattcaggttgcacaagtgtgcaacCCTCTTCTTATAAGTGCTTTTACGGTAGTAGTCTGAAGGTTTTCTGCTAACACTGACTTGCAttttgaactgttcataattccttcTACTTTGGTTCCATCTGAAGAAAAATAGTCTCAAGCATAATGCACATGTTCCCACATATTTGGAGGATTTTGTTATGGTCCAATGAAATTCTGTTCTCAATTTCTGTACATTCAAGAAAGCCAGGCATTTGAACAGgattgtgtagactttttatatccactgcacacctGGCCAAGATTTTCTGTATAGTTTTTTGGATGAATTGctgtactactttcctatttatAAAGGCAGTAATGTAcactatatataaatattaaaacacGTACCAGCTTGAATGCCCTGAAAGCATTTAGCTGTAGAAATGTATTACAATAGTGATAGAACAATAATTCTATCATCTTGTCGACCCTTGCAGGTGATTGCCGCCACCAACAGAGTGGATATCTTGGACCCGGCACTGCTGCGTTCAGGCCGTCTGGACAGGAAGATTGAGTTCCCCATGCCGAACGAGGAAGCCAGAGCCCGAATCATGCAGATTCACTCCCGCAAGATGAACGTCAGTCCCGACGTCAACTACGAAGAGCTGGCGCGCTGTACCGACGACTTCAACGGCGCCCAGTGCAAAGCCGTGTGCGTGGAGGCGGGTATGATCGCATTGCGGCGTGGCGCCACAGAGCTGAACCACGAGGATTACATGGAGGGAATCCTGGAGGTGCAAGCCAAGAAGAAGGCCAACTTGCAGTACTACGCTTAAGGGCACTGTGGGTTCATGCTTGTGAGGGAATCgttgatttgaaaaaaatgttgtgaCATTCTCTACACTTGTTACAGCAGATTTACGTTGAGCTAATAAAAAGACATGAAAACTAACGATTTGGTTCCTTTTTATAGTGCACTATTCCAGTTGTGAAACAAGTACTGCATTCACATACTTGGTCTCCCTCTATGGAAGTACTTTcacaaataaaagtaaatcaTAACTgtatacataaaatgtagtGTAAAATATTCTGTGTATCCACGTTTACACCACATAATGTGCATTTAAGTGGAGTGTGAATGAATATATCCTACTTAATGTCCACTAAAGAAAAACCTGAATGGGAATAATACGTCACATTTTTATATCAGCTAAGCACCCTTTGTGTAGTGCTTGAAGTCtgaaatctaataataatatacctAATAATATTTCCCCAATGAGATGACAGGCCATAATTTTCATCTTCAGTAAGTGAAAACGCATgccataaaaatattaattgtaGTTACTTGTGTTTATTACAGTGAACTATTTCAGTTACTGTAGTATCGGTGTGGGAGCCGATCTAGGGGGAAATTTGAACGACTttatggggggtggggaggccCAAGCAGGTTGGAAGCCACCTTTAACAACCCCACCCCCGTTCAAAGCATAAATtttaatgtcactttttttccccaccatcaATAAAATGTCAGTCTGTCAGCATcccattttacatgaaaaataaagtggcccagattatttttttggaatcgTGATTCGTGATGAATCTGTCATGTCATCATAAATATTTTATACAATATTAAGCCTATATTTAAAAATCcctataaatattttatattctaTAGGCTACGTAATTATAGTGTATGTGGTATGTACAATGTAGTACAATATGTACAATGCTTCACGGTACAATCACTTCTCCAGGAAACAGTGTCCAATCTATCACGTCTATTTCTATGCTCGGCTGTCTTCCGATGCGCGCGCATCATGCACGTTCCTTTCTATACGCGTGGCTAAGAGATTGCCCGTGTGTTCACAAAGAAGGATTCCATCCGGGAGAAAATGCCCTCTAAAAGCATCGTTAAAGTTGTCAAAGCCATGGAAGAAGAGATTGACACCGCCGCGAACATTAAGGCGTCAAAGGTGAGTAGAACGTGCCTCGGACTGACTTTTAAATCCAAATAGCTCGCGAAGTGCATCGTGCTTACGACTGCTTCCATACTTGACATGTGGCATCATGATATGCTACATCGAATTGTGGATTAGCAGCTTGACAAAATGTGACACCATTGTCGAAATTCGCTTTATCTAAGTTAACTGTCTGACGAAATGTTATGACCATTGCGTATAACAACAACATACAGTCAAAAACCGCTGATTTTGGATTGTACGTTAGCGTTATAGCCTAGCAGTGTGATCACGTTGAAAGGCCATGTGAGGGAGCTCGGCTCTTTAACCATGTGGACACCGGAAGTTGGGTGCGGTAAGCAACAAACACAAGCACGAGAagatctatgtttaaaataaataaataaatcttttcaTCACAACTTTGTGAAGTTGTTAGCAGTtaccttttaaaacaaaatagatAGGACaccatgtatttgtatttattattcctATATTGACAATGCACAAAGAAAAATTGTTTATTCGGATGTACTTATCACGTAACCACCgttttgtatgtaaaataaataactactgATTTGCAATTTATAGGCAGCCACACAAaacccttttatttttatttatttttttgtaacggTGGATTCTATTATATATGATATAAAATAACCCAATGTGTTTTTGCTTTGAAGTCAAACCTTAAGTgtctctgttaaaaaaaaacaaaaaactgcaacaACTCATGTTTTCTTTCCTAAACATGAAGGTCAAATCTAAGGATGGCAAGAaactaaagaagaagaagatgatgcaGGAGGAAGAAGATGAGCCGGACCGTGAATGTCCtgtaccaaaaaagaaaaagaaaaaaaacaagctggcAGAGGACCAAGTCAATGGCCAGATGGAGGAAGCCACAGACCTGAACGGTAACACTGATATTTCTGAGCcaccgaagaagaagaagaaaaagagcacAGAAGCAGTCAAGGAGGAGGTTAGCACTGGtgtagtcttttatttattttatttatttatttatttatttttttacagtgctaCGAGTACTAACTCAGCTACAGTGTAATCATGTTTGAATCAATTCCCCTCTTTTAGGTGAAAAAGAAGCCAACAAAGGCAATTGTTAAAGCTGAAATTAATGGACATTCCATGCCAGACACACCAACTCCAACTCCCAGTCAGACACCATCTCAGTCAGACGACTCAACCAGTGAGAGTGAAAAAGAAACTGTAAGACTGCTAAATTATGTAAACAATTGTGCGTGTCATAATGTTATAGTGTCACAGCTTTTGGGTTCTCCTAAATATGTAATATAAATTTCACATTTACCGTCacatgtatatgtatttttttctttattttttgaaaactttCATGTTTGATTCACTGTTACCAATTGCTTAGGAGGAAACACCGGAGCAGAAAGAAGGAGCCTTTTCCAACTTCAGAATCTCTCAAGGCACCATTCAAAAACTCAAAGGTACTGATCACGTTTCCGTCACAGTCACACACACCGCACTATACTGCTTCAATTGCTAATTTGAGTTGTTGCACAACTGAATGTCGCCAGTATTTGAACTAGAATTTAGTTGTTTAAGAAAGGACTCAAAAGTCCGGCAAGAAAATATGGAACAATCCTGTACCTTGATTAGTGCCAGCAACAATtgataccactagatggcggtacTCTATTTGTTAATGTGGTTGATTCTGTGTTTTTCTTAATAACTTCTtaaacagtatttattttatattcctGTAGAAACATTTACCGTCATAGTATTAATAATATAGCAAATGGAAGAGATCTATCTTTtagtaaaaatgatttttaatataaatatatataatgacacAATACTGCTTATGTGTCTGTTATGGTCACTTTATCTCTTTATGATCTCTGCCTTCTCATATTTGTCTCGGCGCTCACGCTGTCGCTTCTCTCGCTCTTTCAGCTCGAGGAGTCTCctacctgtttgacattcagGTCCAGACGTTTGATCACGTATACGATGGGCATGACGTACTTGCCCAAGCCCGCACGGGAACAGGAAAAACTTTCTCCTTTGCCATCCCACTGGTGGAGAAGCTCCAGTTGGATGGATTGGAACGGCCAAGAGGCCGTCCCCCTAAGGTGTGCGCTGTCGTTCAACCCATAATATTGTTGTTGCCGTGTCCTCATCACACCAGAGCCAGTTCCaagattattaattttttttcatttctcctATCTTCAGGTGTTAGTGTTGGCTCCCACTAGAGAGTTGGCTATCCAGGTCGCTAGGGACTTTAAAGATATCGGCAGGAAAGTGAGCATCTTCTGTTTCTATGGAGGCAGCTCGTACAACCCACAGAGTAAGTTATCTGTAAACAAGCTTGCATTCACTATAAAGTAAGAACACTTTCCTAAAATGGTGACAAAAGTAGTATCGGTACTTTAGCTTGCAAGTGTCTCAACATCTCAAGTACTACTGCTATTTATTTTAAGTTATCCACAGTTAGTGTCGAAATGACATTGTCACAAAATTTTAAATGCCCAACTTTTGTTTGCTGACTTAATaacaatatcttttttttttttttttaaaacccctaACAGTTGAGGCAATCCGAAATGGGATCGATATTTTGGTCGGAACTCCTGGTCGTATCAAAGACCTCATCCAGAATCATAAACTTGACCTTACCAAACTGAAGCATGTAGTTCTGGATGAAGTGGACCAAATGCTGGACATGGGATTTGCTGAGCAAgtggaagaaattctggccgCATCCTATAATAAGAAaggtattcattttttattgtttgattTTCATGTATAGTGTTGAAATAAAAGTGACTAAGCCGCATTAAAAAATTCTCAACTGCAGGTTAAAACTGATCAATAttcagaaaattgtgttttctgAGAAGATTACTTGCTTAGAATTGAGTTATTTATGTTTAGCACTGTGAATGTTTGTAGCATTTGAGGACAGCGTAATCAAATTTGGCTACCTCGTGCAATATATTAGTGGTAATTGGACAGCATTGTCATGTTATATCTTATGAATACAATATGGTTGGTCTACCTGCACTTATTTATAACTAAAGATGATCCGTTAAACTTTAAAGGCTGTTCTGAAAGTAACTTTTAAACattgaagtttaaaaaacaagTTTACCACAGAAAActgaaatgtaaaaacaaatgctATTGTTTAATGATGAAGGTAAAATGCAATGGTGAGTGTTTTTAGAGCTTGCAGTTTGCCAAACAATATTGACTTGAAAACAGTGCCTACTTGTGTGTGCGTTTCACACCAGATGGCGGCGCCAACCCCCAGACTCTTCTGTTTTCGGCCACCTGCCCCCCATGGGTCTACGATGTAGCCAAGAAATACATGAAGCCCGATTGCAAGCGTGTTGACCTGATTGGAAAGAAAACTCAGAAAACTGCAACAACTGTGGAAGTAAGTGTGGTTGTGAGCAACTTGAAACGGTTAAAGGTGGACGTTAAAAAATGTTATGGCGGAGGTTTGGCATCAATTGTGGACTCAATAACAACACAACGTCAGCGATAAAAGCTAAATCCAAGCAGACGTCTGCTATGGTAACTCATTTGGTCATGGAAACGAGTCCAGgcaacccctttttttttttttttttttctttcgtcgtcgtcgtcgttagTTTTCCCCAAAATGTAGTTATTTGCCCATCCCTTCTCAGAGCAACAGTAACAGCATACACATGTCCTCCACTATAGCATCTGGCCATAGCGTGCCACTGGTCTCAGCGTGCTGCGGTTTTAGGAGATGTGATTCAGGTGTACAGCGGCAGCCACGGCCGAACTATCGTCTTCTGTGAGACCAAGAAGGAGGCCCATGAACTTTCCATGAATACATCCATCAAACAGGTAAATATGATgcaacacattttctttcttctttggggAGTTAAGCTGGTGGCTGCGGGCACCACGTTGTTGGACCCTGGTCTAGAATATATTCCCTGTGGTAAACCTAAGCAGAGTCATTCATAGTTTTGAGAACTGTGCACCTCACAGTCAAGTCTAATTTGAgggaaattttgtttttgtaaaaacggTCAGAAGTTGCCATGTATGAATCTTTTTCCATAGAGTGTGCACAGgacagcattaaaaaacaaaccaaaaggtTGGACCCGGTGTTTCACGGTGTTTATTGATGTGGTATGTGTATACTATCTCTCCAGAGTACCCAGTCCCTCCATGGCGACATTCCCCAGAAACAGAGGGAAGTGACACTGAAAGGCTTCAGGAATGGATCCTTTGAGGTTTTGGTGGCAACCAACGTGGCAGCCCGTGGGTTAGATATCCCTGAAGTTGACCTCGTGATTCAGTGTTCTCCACCCAAAGTGAGACATGCGTTTCACGTTTACCTTTAGGAGCCACTGTCCCATACACATTTCATTGAAAGTGTTTTCATCACCTCATCTACGTTTGTTAGGATGTGGAATCGTACATTCATCGCTCAGGGAGAACTGGCAGAGCTGGAAGGACGGGAATATGCATCTGTTTCTATCAGAGGAGAGAGGAGGACCAGCTACGCTATGTGGAAAACAAAGCTGTACGTGTTCTCTGTTAAACCAAAAGTATCAAAAACGGCTTTTAGAAAAGTTGTGGTAAAAGTACGAGTGAATGTATTTGGTTTTGATGCAGGGCATTTCGTTCAGACGAGTTGGCGTTCCCACcgccaatgacatcatcaagtCATCGAGCAAGGATGCCGTCAGGTATAATAGGAGTGAGCTTTAACATTTATGGaggcaaaaaaacaagtcaCTGTGTTCTGTGTCAAATCTGTTAGACCACAACACTGCATCATTTGGAATTGTCTGATTTGAAtcggtttttgtttttcatccagGTTCCTGGACTCGGTTCCAGTGGTAGCCGTCGAATACTTCAGAGTGTCCGCCGAGAAGCTGATAGAGGAGAGAGGCGCGGTGGACGCGCTGGCTGCTGCCTTGGCACACATTTCCGGAGCGACGAGTTTGGAGCAGCGCTCGCTGCTCACGTCCGATGTCGTAAGTTAAAATGGACAAACTGCATATGCATTTGCTCAATTTGCACTGCAGGCCTTGAATAATGCGCACGTAATTTGTTTTTATGGTAACTAAATTGTGCATTTCAATCATCACTTGTTGTTCACAATATATGACTTTGCCGTTTGTTTTTACCAGGGCTTCACCACCATGCAGTTAGTATGCTCTCAGGAGATGTTTAATATGGGTCTTGCCTGGAAAAGCATCAAGGAACAGCTGGGAGAGAATGTTGAAAACCACATCCATCGGATGACCTTCATCAAAGGAAAAATGGTCCGTTTCTTAAGTGCTTTGTCAACAATACTTTATAGCTACAAAACTTGattttgccaaaaaaacaaacacaattctaaacaatTTGTTTTCCAATAGGGCGTCTGTTTTGATGTTCCAGTTGGCAAAGTCAAGGAGTTTCAGGTAAGAACATATATTCCTCTGTTTAACATCATGTAGGATGATATGAAGCTATTACTACTGTATTCgaacaaagaaaaatgtgtaatgAAGTTGCCAAGGATCCATTTTACATACGATTGTTCAGGATaacaggaaaaataaaataatgctgTTGAGTGCTTGCTAATTTTCCTGAGAAATATGAGCTTATATGGCAAATGTAAATACAGGCCAGCCACACAAAGTCCAGCAGCTGAAAGCATTTACTCAGAAGGTACCGAAGTTAACGGAAAGCCAATGTGTCTTTCCACGACTGTATGCAATATTTACAactgcgttgtttttttttttttggtggagttCAAAGAGGCCAATATTTCGTCTCTTCCTGTCTGCTTTAATTTCGTTGGAAGCGCTTCTCGCCATCACACTAGCTTCGTTGTTAAATTCATCGTCAATTTCTCCAAGGACAACCTAGAAAATTATAGCTTCTTGATGAGTTAATGAGTCACATATTACCTCAATTCATAATGACGAATAATCACTACTTAGACTTTGCTCACCAGTGAGcatgtttaacttttttcttttttgtaaagaTGCGTGTTGTCaaccgtccttttttttttttttttcttcatctttgaATTCTTTGAATTGTGATTATAAATATGAGTTACGAGTGCTAGCTTTGGTGGCAGCTTACCTCCCAATAAACAGCACTTGGGCAGATGGTGAAAAAATATTGAGGGAAAAAGTGCTTACTTCAAGCTATGAATTGCCACTCACGATTAAATGTTAAGACTAAacataagaattattattttttttatatattttcttttaaatgggtTGCATTTCACTAAAACCCCAAAAGTTTTCAGTTTAAGAGTTCACTGGCCTAATGCAAACAGAGCCTACAACAGGCATAttctttatttgtattatactgccccttgGTGGCCAAGGCATGCACACCAGCAGGAGAGCTATGGTCAAGTGATACTTACTGTAATTATTACTCTGTTGTCATAAAGTACGATGCCTTTGGGTGCCTTTTttctttggttttggttttgcaTTGGAAACGGATTGATAACATTTAAGGGAAGAATGAATTAAACTTATAATTTAATACACCGgctatattttgtttgttggtttagTCATTGCATTCCTATTAACACCTTTCATCACGGCTCTTGCTCGTTCGCTAGGAGGGCTTCAAAGATGGTCGCCGTTGGCAGCTGACAGTGGCCACCGAGCTCCCCGAACTGGAGCAGAAGCCGCATAATGACCGCGGCGAGAGGGGCGGAGATAGAGGAGGAAGATTCCGAGGTGGACGGGGCCGGAGTTTTGGAGGAGGCGGTGGGCGCGGTCGTAATGGCTTCCGTAGAAGTGGAGGGAACGGCAGAAGCAGCGGCGGTAATGACAGGAACAGAGGCGGACAAAAACGCAGATTCAGCCTAGCGTTTTGATCATGGAACTGCCAACCTTTTGGACTTGTGGACTCTCTTGTCTCGCCTTTGGGCAGGGAGTGTTTTCTATATTGGCTGTCAGTTAGGAGCCACGTTTAGCAGGTTAAACTCCCCTTTATGATACAGCGGTGTCAGGTgttcataaaatatatttaaaacttatattaaacaacaaaacaaggtTCTTGTGAAAATAAATGGTGAAACCTGTTTGCCTAATGGTTATCTCCTTAGGATCACATATTGGACCAATAGCAGTCATTTGTAAGAACGGACTCCAACTCATCAACTGACACGCTGAGCGTTCATTTCACAAATCAGTATATTACTGAAATCTGAAGTGAACGTTTGAGAAGGAAGTGAGTTTGTCACTGAGTGTTGCGTAACTTGTTTTTCCTTACTTTGCATTTGGGGATAAGTGGCGGCGAGGGGGTCTCATGTGGGAGGTCGATTATTTGTGCCCCACCCACCCTTTGAGAGACGTGTTCATGGTTGTCAACCTTTATAGTGGTGGAGTCTCCTGTGCTGCCTTAACTCAGCTGAAACATTCTCCCCGAAATATCGGATGATTGCTTTGCAATTGCCTCATTTTACTGCCCAAGTTTTGACTGCTACTCTTCTTTCAGTGAATTGTGTTCATTAAAAAGGTCAACCAATATTTTGTATCTTCATTGTattaaacataacattctgtacaatatacacacatacacaagacGCCACGGTAATCACTCAAATAACGGGTAGGACTGAAGTTTGACAAGCTACAACACTTGGGGGGGAATGACCTTTGCACATGGAAGATGCTGAAGCATTCGGGCACGTCACTCTTATCTCTAGGttgaaagacaaaaatgaagcCTGTGAAGAAAAGACTACCTGAAGGAGGCGATCTTATGCCGGCAATAAATATCTCACAGCAACGTAGACGTGCCGTGTTGTGCAGTGACCAAAGTCTTGGTCTCAGCTGTCGTGTCAACTCATCCAGCAGGGTAGTGACCCGAAACACAGACGTGAGCACGCAAGAACAGCCAAGAATAAAATTTTGCTGTAGAAGTGGTGCCATGATATATTCAAGTGCCAAAGACTAACTTTGACCCTAGAAAATAGTTTAGATCTCTTCCCCCCCCCAATaccccaaaagaaaaaaacattttgaatggaaATGTAGGTGTTAAACTGCATTATTTTCTAATCTTTTATTACAGTACActgaaaataatttc
Above is a genomic segment from Festucalex cinctus isolate MCC-2025b chromosome 4, RoL_Fcin_1.0, whole genome shotgun sequence containing:
- the psmc3 gene encoding 26S proteasome regulatory subunit 6A, whose translation is MASLSDKSVWDEVEDGIGEEVLKMSTEEIVQRTRLLDSEIKIMKSEVLRVTHELQAMKDKIKENTEKIKVNKTLPYLVSNVIELLDVDPNDQEEDGANVDLDSQRKGKCAVIKTSTRQTYFLPVIGLVDAEKLKPGDLVGVNKDSYLILETLPTEYDSRVKAMEVDERPTEQYSDIGGLDKQIQELVEAIVLPMNHKEKFENLGIQPPKGVLMYGPPGTGKTLLARACAAQTKATFLKLAGPQLVQMFIGDGAKLVRDAFALAKEKAPSIIFIDELDAIGTKRFDSEKAGDREVQRTMLELLNQLDGFQPNMQVKVIAATNRVDILDPALLRSGRLDRKIEFPMPNEEARARIMQIHSRKMNVSPDVNYEELARCTDDFNGAQCKAVCVEAGMIALRRGATELNHEDYMEGILEVQAKKKANLQYYA
- the ddx21 gene encoding nucleolar RNA helicase 2; its protein translation is MPSKSIVKVVKAMEEEIDTAANIKASKVKSKDGKKLKKKKMMQEEEDEPDRECPVPKKKKKKNKLAEDQVNGQMEEATDLNGNTDISEPPKKKKKKSTEAVKEEVKKKPTKAIVKAEINGHSMPDTPTPTPSQTPSQSDDSTSESEKETEETPEQKEGAFSNFRISQGTIQKLKARGVSYLFDIQVQTFDHVYDGHDVLAQARTGTGKTFSFAIPLVEKLQLDGLERPRGRPPKVLVLAPTRELAIQVARDFKDIGRKVSIFCFYGGSSYNPQIEAIRNGIDILVGTPGRIKDLIQNHKLDLTKLKHVVLDEVDQMLDMGFAEQVEEILAASYNKKDGGANPQTLLFSATCPPWVYDVAKKYMKPDCKRVDLIGKKTQKTATTVEHLAIACHWSQRAAVLGDVIQVYSGSHGRTIVFCETKKEAHELSMNTSIKQSTQSLHGDIPQKQREVTLKGFRNGSFEVLVATNVAARGLDIPEVDLVIQCSPPKDVESYIHRSGRTGRAGRTGICICFYQRREEDQLRYVENKAGISFRRVGVPTANDIIKSSSKDAVRFLDSVPVVAVEYFRVSAEKLIEERGAVDALAAALAHISGATSLEQRSLLTSDVGFTTMQLVCSQEMFNMGLAWKSIKEQLGENVENHIHRMTFIKGKMGVCFDVPVGKVKEFQEGFKDGRRWQLTVATELPELEQKPHNDRGERGGDRGGRFRGGRGRSFGGGGGRGRNGFRRSGGNGRSSGGNDRNRGGQKRRFSLAF